A single Trypanosoma brucei gambiense DAL972 chromosome 9, complete sequence DNA region contains:
- a CDS encoding ribosomal protein L15, putative: MSHSVYYYFTFESSPAPMGSFMYLNELWKKKSSDVMRFIQRVRAWEFRHQHTIVRLRRPTRPEKARMVGYKTKQGYVVFRVRVRRGGRKRPVHKGITYGKPNTAGVLGRKLNKNNRVIAEQRLGKKYGNLRVLNSYWVNADSTFLWYEVVAVDPMHRAIRRDPRINWIVNAVHKHREQRGLTSAGRKHRGLRQKGHKASKLRPSRRAAWRRNNRMVFLRKR; encoded by the coding sequence ATGTCACACTCTGTTTACTATTACTTTACTTTTGAAAGTAGTCCAGCGCCAATGGGATCGTTTATGTATTTGAACGAGCTATGGAAGAAGAAGTCTTCCGACGTAATGCGGTTCATCCAGCGTGTTCGTGCGTGGGAGTTCCGTCACCAGCACACGATTGTGCGGCTGCGTCGCCCCACACGCCCTGAGAAGGCCCGTATGGTTGGCTACAAGACCAAACAGGGTTATGTTGTGTTCCGCGTCCGTGTGCGACGTGGTGGACGCAAGCGCCCCGTACACAAGGGTATCACGTACGGTAAACCCAACACTGCTGGTGTGCTCGGCAGGAAGCTGAACAAGAACAACCGCGTTATCGCCGAACAGCGTCTTGGAAAGAAGTACGGAAACCTGCGCGTGCTCAACTCCTATTGGGTAAATGCTGACTCGACATTCCTGTGGTATgaagtggtggcggtggaCCCGATGCACCGCGCCATTCGCCGTGACCCGCGCATCAATTGGATCGTCAATGCTGTGCACAAGCACCGTGAGCAACGTGGTCTTACGTCTGCGGGCCGCAAGCACCGCGGACTACGGCAGAAGGGCCACAAGGCCTCCAAGCTCCGCCCGTCTCGCCGTGCAGCGTGGCGCCGCAACAACCGCATGGTGTTCCTCCGCAAGCGTTAA
- a CDS encoding ribosomal protein L36, putative, producing MAATKREAPVPRTGIIAGFNKGYKTTRRARRPSSNDRYALPHKKLRAVKAIISDLVGFSPMERRVQELLRVGKDKRALKFCKKRLGSIKAAKKRRAKVEEALRQQTKKK from the coding sequence ATGGCAGCTACCAAGAGAGAGGCCCCCGTCCCGCGCACGGGCATTATTGCCGGCTTCAACAAGGGCTACAAAACAACCCGTCGCGCCCGCCGCCCGTCATCCAACGATCGCTACGCCCTCCCCCACAAGAAGTTGCGTGCCGTGAAGGCCATCATCAGCGACCTCGTCGGCTTCTCGCCCATGGAGAGGCGCGTACAGGAGTTGCTTCGAGTGGGAAAGGATAAGCGCGCACTAAAGTTCTGCAAGAAGCGCCTCGGCAGCATCAAAGCAGCGAAGAAGCGCCGCGcgaaggtggaggaggctCTCCGCCAGCAGACCAAAAAGAAGTAG